From a region of the Solanum stenotomum isolate F172 chromosome 2, ASM1918654v1, whole genome shotgun sequence genome:
- the LOC125856654 gene encoding uncharacterized protein LOC125856654: MSSTQFSPCRINRASGKQRRLVERSNCYCVELGVTNGKDTELSCKFFRDQPLVAPGSSDPDENYLSFMVKNVFSVFENAVILKYSETKGALTRIIGTCATNYQIPLWCTIMCFNFASGSKI, translated from the exons ATGTCTTCTACGCAGTTTAGTCCTTGTAGAATCAATCGCGCAAGTGGAAAGCAGCGTCGACTAGTTGAAAGAAGTAACTGTTATTGCGTGGAATTGGGAGTCACAAATGGCAAGGATACCGAACTCAGTTGCAAATTCTTTAGAGATCAACCTCTCGTTGCTCCAGGATCATCAGACCCTGATGAAAATTACTTGTCCTTCATGGTTAA GAATGTTTTTTCGGTGTTCGAGAATGCGGTAATCTTAAAATATTCAGAGACAAAAGGCGCCTTGACTCGCATAATCGGGACATGTGCTACCAATTACCAAATACCACTATGGTGCACAATCATGTGCTTCAATTTTGCATCTGGttcaaaaatatga